GGCAACGACGTGCTTTCCCGCATCATCTACGGTGGCCGCACCTCGCTCATCATCGCGGTGAGCGTGAACGTCATCGGCATCGTGCTCGGGGGCATCATCGGCTCGCTGTCGGCCTATCTCGGCGGTATCGCCGACTCGATCATCATGCGCATCCTCGACGTGCCGATCGCGTTCCCGTCGCTCGTGCTGGTGATCGCCATCGCGCAGGCGCTCGGGCCGAGCGTGCCCAACACGATCCTCGCCATGTGTGCCTTCAGCATCCCGTCGATCGCCCGTATCGCTCGGTCGGCCACCTTGAAGGTGGTCAGCATGCCGTACGTGCGCGCCGCCGAACTCAGCGGCAGCCCGTCGTGGCGCATCCTGTTCCGGCACGTGGCGCCGGGCATCGTGCCGCAATTGCTCAACTTCGCATTGCTCGGCATGGGCATCATCATCGTGACCGAGGGCGCCCTGAGCTTCCTCGGCCTCGGGATTCCGGCGCCCGACCCGAGCTGGGGGAACATGATCTACGACGCCCAACAGACCCTTTCGGCGACGCCGATGCTCGTGCTGTGGCCGAGCCTCGCGCTGCTCTTCACCGTGCTCGCGTTCAACATCCTCGGCGAGAACACCCGCGACGAGATGAGCCGCCGATGAGCGCGACAGAGACCGCCGCAGGAACGCCGACCGTCGCGCGCGCGGCAGCGCCCTCGGGCGGGGGCGAGCCCGAGACGGTGCTCAAGGTTGACGAACTGCACGTGACGTTCTCGCGCGCC
This sequence is a window from Pseudoclavibacter endophyticus. Protein-coding genes within it:
- a CDS encoding ABC transporter permease, with amino-acid sequence MATTDTSTAALLRPAATPTPAESRRSARMAEMRRKALVWVPAGFVILLFALCFLGPYVLPIPSPVGGDVLSSRLPAGSPGHPLGTDINGNDVLSRIIYGGRTSLIIAVSVNVIGIVLGGIIGSLSAYLGGIADSIIMRILDVPIAFPSLVLVIAIAQALGPSVPNTILAMCAFSIPSIARIARSATLKVVSMPYVRAAELSGSPSWRILFRHVAPGIVPQLLNFALLGMGIIIVTEGALSFLGLGIPAPDPSWGNMIYDAQQTLSATPMLVLWPSLALLFTVLAFNILGENTRDEMSRR